Proteins found in one Candidatus Amarolinea dominans genomic segment:
- the argB gene encoding acetylglutamate kinase: protein MSTQKPVVVIKIGGNEIDDAAFLGRFVAAVQAVQADCQPVIVHGGGKEIADLHQRLQVPFEMVQGVRVTSAESLRLVEMVLSGLVNTRVVRWLVNRGVEAIGLTGVDAGLVQVTRWQPDGLDLGYVGKVTAVRVAPLQRLLAQGFVPVISPVSLGEDGQTYNVNADHVAAALAHGLQASRLVFVTNVPGVLVAGRVVRVLTIGQVEEMIGEGIITGGMIPKVRSAAEAVVAGVYQAVITDLDGLARTGGTAIVK from the coding sequence ATGAGTACACAAAAGCCGGTGGTGGTCATCAAGATCGGCGGCAATGAGATTGACGATGCGGCGTTCCTGGGCCGGTTCGTCGCCGCGGTGCAAGCGGTGCAGGCGGACTGCCAGCCGGTGATCGTGCATGGCGGGGGCAAGGAGATTGCAGACCTGCATCAGCGCCTGCAGGTGCCGTTCGAGATGGTGCAGGGGGTGCGGGTGACCAGCGCGGAGAGTCTGCGCCTGGTGGAAATGGTGCTGAGCGGCCTGGTCAACACGCGCGTCGTGCGCTGGCTGGTCAACCGCGGCGTCGAGGCCATCGGCCTGACCGGCGTGGATGCGGGCCTGGTGCAGGTGACGCGCTGGCAGCCGGACGGCCTCGACTTGGGCTACGTGGGCAAGGTGACGGCCGTGCGCGTCGCGCCCCTGCAGCGCCTGCTGGCCCAGGGTTTCGTGCCGGTCATTTCTCCAGTTTCCCTGGGCGAAGACGGCCAGACCTACAACGTCAACGCGGATCACGTGGCAGCCGCGCTGGCGCACGGCCTGCAGGCCAGCCGGCTGGTCTTCGTGACCAACGTGCCCGGCGTACTGGTGGCCGGACGTGTCGTGCGGGTTTTGACCATCGGTCAGGTCGAGGAAATGATTGGCGAAGGCATCATCACCGGCGGCATGATCCCCAAAGTGCGCAGCGCCGCCGAAGCCGTCGTCGCCGGCGTCTATCAGGCCGTCATCACCGACCTGGATGGCCTGGCCCGGACCGGCGGCACCGCGATTGTGAAATGA